In Buchananella sp. 14KM1171, the genomic stretch GGTGAGCCGGTGAGCCTGCACTTGCAGGACCTCTCGGGCCAGACCCGCTACCTGAACCTGACCTACCGGACCACGCTGGCCCCGCCGTCCTCGTTCGCCACCAACCAGATCCCCGCGCTGGTAAACCCACAGGACTTTGCCCACATCGAACAGTTCACCAGCGAGGACGTCTCCATCTCCCAGTGGGCCACGATCCTCGTCGCCGTCTCCGGCTCCCACCCCGAGAACGTGGCCCAGGGACTGCGCGAACGCCTCGGGGCGGACACGGTGGTCTACACCGCCCAGTCCTGGGCGGAGAACCGGCTGCTGGCCTACACCGGCACGGACAGATTCACCGACGCCCTCACCCTCAGCTTCGCCGCCCTCGGCGTCGCCGTGGCCGGGCTGGTGGTGGCCACCACCTTCCACGTGCTGATCACCCGCCGCACCTGGGAGCTGGCCATCCAGCGTTGCATGGGGGCCACCCGCAGGCAGCTGCGCAACCAGGTGCTGCGCCAAGCCCTCCTGCTGGGCGGCACCGCCAGCGCGATCGGCGTCACCGCTGGCCACCTGATTGGGCAGCTGGCGGCCATGGTGGCCCAGGGCCACGAGCGGATCAGGCTATCGGCCCCCGGCCTGCTGGTCACCCCCACCTCCGTGCTGGTTCCCCTCCTGGCTGGAATCGCCATCACCGTGGGGGCCGCACTGCCCGCCGCGCGGCGGGCCTCCCGCACCTCGCCGCTGGCCGCGATGCGCACACAGTCCCAGGAAACGTCGTCCAGCAAGACCCTGCTCTTTGGCGGCGCCCTGGTGGCAGCCGGGGTGAGCATGCTGCTCATCGTTGCGCAGGCGGCAAACAGCTACCTGAACCTGGGCAGCGAGGGATTCGTGACGCTCTCCCTGATGGGAATCGGCGGGGCGGTCCCCCTCATGGCGGGCCTGATCATCGCCTCCCACCCCGCACTCGTGTGGGCGATCCGGGCGGCCAAGCCCCTACTGGAGCACGCCGGGGGGAGCAGACTGCGGGCCAGCACGCGGATCGCGCTACTCAGCATCACCCGCTCCTCTGCCCGTGCGGGCACCACCATCGGAGCAGTCGTGGTGGGCGTGTCCCTGGCGGTGAGCGTGGCCACCGGCGCGCGCACCGCCCACAGCTCCCTCACCTACCTATTCACTGCTTCCAACCCGTTCGACATCGAGGCCTACCACGTTGACGCGGTGGACGACGCCGACCTCGCCGCCATAGCCAACCTGCCCGGCGTGGAGGCCGTGGCGGCCACCCACGAAGCACCAATCGCGCTCCGCCTCACGCACGGCGAGCAGGTGGGATACGGGACGCTGAGCGTCGGGCGGTCCGAGCAGATCGCCCAGGTGTCCTCCGACGCCTACCTGGCCCTCCCCCTGCCCGGGGAATTGCTGCTCTCCGTCGACCACGCCGAGACCCTGGGCCTCAGCGACGGCGAGGCCATCATGGTGGCCCCACTGGCCGCGCCGCCAGGCGAGCCGAAGATCGTCGACGGGGTGCTTGTCTCCCCCGCCGACCTCTACTTCCCGGTCAGCGGGCCCTCCTTCTACCTCACCGCCCTCGAGTACGTTGCCGACCAGCTCGGTCCCGGCGACGGGGGACACGCCGGCGCTGGCCAGTCCGACGGTGACCAGTACGGCGGTGGCCAATACGGCGCTGGCCAGTCCGACGCGACGGCCCCCCTCCTGGAGGAATCTGTCCTTGAGGCGGGGGCTGAGGCAGGGCTCGAGGTAGGAGTCGAGGCGGGGACCGAGGCAGGGCTCGAGGTGCTGGCCGCCGAAGCCGCAGCGAGCGAGGCACAGCTGGCGAGCTTGAACCGGGAGATCGCGGCAATGCTCCAGGCAACGCGAGCCCACATCCTGTCCCTCGACTGGGGCCGCGCCCCGACGCTGGTGGTGCGCACGGTCTACTACACGCCCGTGATCAACGTGGACGTGGATAGCCTGCACACGCAGGAGCGATTCAGCCTCGACGCTGCGCCCGTGCCGGCCACGCTGGGGGCGGGCGAATCCACCTCGCTGCCCACCCTGACCAACCAGCGCACCCCGCTGCAAAACAGCCGGATCCTGGTTCAGGTTGACCAGGACCGTGCCCAGGACCTGCTGCCGCAGGTGGGCCCCAAGATCGCCGAACGCACCAACGGCCAGATGCCCCAGATCGAGGGACCGGTGGCCAAGATGCAGGCCTACCACATACTTATCGACCGGGTGCTGACCCTGCTGGTGGGGCTGCTGTCCATCGCCGTCGTCATCGCCTTCGTGGGCGTTACCAACGCCCTGATGTTGTCCGTGGTGGAGAGGCGAGACGAGCTCGCCACCCTGCGCGCCCTTGGCATGAGCCGGCGCCAGGTCCGCCTCATGCTCGCCATCGAGGGCCTGGTTCTGGCCGGGGTGGGCGTGAGCGTGGGCGTCCTGGGCGGGATCCCGCTTGGCCTACTGGGGAGCTACACCGTGCTGTCGCGCACGCGGGTCTTTGTGCCCGACGTTCCCTGGGACATGGTTGGAATAACGATGGCCGCAGCGCTGGCGGCCGGGGTATGCGCCGCCGTGCTGGCGGCCTCCCTCCCATTCGGCAAGCAGGCCAGGCAAAGCAGCTAGGTAGGGCTGCGGCGGCCCGGCGGCGGCCCTCCCTGTGGAAATCGCTAGTCGCGTCCCGGCGCCGCCCCGGTTTTGCCCGAGGAGAGCGCCCACCAACACTGAAGGGGTGTGGGCGATAGACGTGATTGAGGGCGCGGACCTGGGGGCCAGGTTCCTGCTGCCTACCGGCACCAGTCGGCTCGGCAGGGGCCCGGACTCCCTCAGCGATCCCCGGGTGTCCAGGTTCCACCTGGAGGTCCGCGCGGGTCGGGGCGGAGTGACCTGGCGCTACGCGCCCGGGGTCCGGCCCGCCGCCACCGGGGTGGCCGGTCGGACGGGGCGCGCGGGCTGGCGGCACTGGCGCCCCGGCGAGGTGGTCAGGCTGGGGCAGACCGCCCTGGCGCTGCGGCCGCTCACCGTCGGCAGCACGGTCCCAGACGCAGCGGGCGGGCACGGCGGGGCGGAGGGCGGAACGTCGGACAAAACAGGGCAAATCGGGCAGCCGGGCGGGCACGACGGGCCGAGCTTGTCCGGCCTGACCGCCTCGCCGCTGAGCGCTCCCTTGCCTGCGGTGGGCGCGGGGAGCAGGGCGGGCACAAGCGTGCCGGGCGCGGCGGATACAGTCGGGGCTGCAGGCTGGTCCCTGGACGACGAGCGCGAGCACGCCCTAGGCGGAAGCGGCGGGCAGGACTCGGGGCTGAGCGGCTACGGACGGTATGCCGGTGGTGGCGCGCGGGGAAAGGCAGGTCTCGGCACCTGGGTGGCGCGGCTGGCGATGCCGGTGGTGTTCATGCTCGCCTGGCCGCTCCTGCGCACCGGCGGGTGGCGGCGGGCCGCGCTGGTGATCGGCGCGGCCGTGGTGGCGTGGGCGCTCCTGCGCTGGGTGGGAGCGCCACTTTGGCGCAGGCTCTCCGCGCGGGTGCGCGAGTACCGCACCCGCCGCCTAGTGAGATCGGACCCGGCCCGGCTGCTCTACTCCGTCCTGCCGCGCCTGGCCGCCCAGTTCCCCGCCCCTGCGGCGGGTAGCGCGAGGACGGCACCCGGGGTGGCCCGGCAGCTCAGCCTGAGCCTGGACGCCACCGGATTCGCGGCGGGAGGTGCGGGGAGCGTCGGGCGGATCGCGCGGCCGGCAGGCGCCCGACCGGGAGGCGTTCGGTCGGGAGGTGCACGGGTGGGGAGAGCCTGGGCGCGGGTGGGCGAGGGCACGGTGATCGGCACCGTGGGGGAGGACGGCTTTGCCCTAGCTCTCTGGCTCTCTGTCCAGGCCCTGTGCCTGGGGTGGCGGGTGGAGTGGGTCAGTGCCAGGCACTCCCCCGCTGCCGGGGGAAGCACCGCCGTCACCGAGACGCAGGCCGGCACCTTCCCAGCGCCCGGCACCGTCCCAGCGCCCGGCACCTTCCCAGCGCCCGGCGTAGGGGGCCCGGCGGGCGATTCGTCCCGGCCCGCCCGGCTTTACCTGGCCTGGGCGCCCACCGAGGCCCAGCTTCCCCACTGCAGACTGCTCGCCCCCGCAGGCCCGCTGCCCGGCGCCAACTGGCGTTCCAGCGCCCAGCGCTTCTGGGCGGCGCGGGTGCTGTTGCCCTGGCCCGGCCGGGCTGAGTCCGGCTGGGCCAGCACCCAACGTGCTCTCACCGGCCGCGACCGCGCTCAACCGGGCCCGGCCAGGCCGGGGCGGGGCGAGCTGGTCCCGCCGGCGGGTACCCATCCGCAGCGGCTCCCGGCATGGGGAACGGCACCAGACCCGTTCTCCCTGTGCCCGCTGGGCCGCGCGGAGCTCACCTTCGCCCGCTCCCACCCGAGCCTGCGCGCCCCCATCGGGGTGGGCCAGGGCGGTCCCGTCTACCTGGACCTGGAGCGGGACGGCCCGCACGCCCTGGTGGCCGGCCGGACGGGGTCGGGCAAGTCGGAGCTGCTGACCTTCTTCCTCACCGGCCTGGCCCTGCGCAATTCGCCGGCCGATCTCAACCTACTCCTGTTCGACTACAAGGGCGGCGCCACCTTCAACCCGCTGCGCGTCCTGCCCCACACTGTCGCGGTCCTGACGGATCTGGACGGCGCGGCGGGCGAGCGCGCCTTGCAGGCTTTGCAGGTGGAGCTGGCCCGCCGGGAACGGCTGCTCACAGAGTTCGGGCGGCGAGAGGTGGGCCAGCTGCCGCCCGGCCAGCGCCCGGCGGCGCTGGTGGTGGCGGTGGACGAATTCCGGGTGCTGCGAGACTCCCACCCGCACCTCCTGGCCACGCTACTGCGCCTGGCGGCGCAGGGCAGGTCGTTGGGGATGCACCTGGTGCTGGCCACGCAGCGGCCTGCGGGAGCGATCAGCCCGGAGATCGCGGCGAACACGTCGGTGCGGATCTGCCTGCGGGTATCCACAGAGGTGGACTCGCGCGACGTGCTTGGCCACGCCGGCGCCTGCCTGCTGCCCTCCCCCGGCGGCGCGTTGGTGCAAACGGACGCGGAGGTGGAGATTCGCACTCCCGCGCTTGGGACTGGACGGCAGTCGTGGCGCGAGCAATCCGCCCGGGCGTGCGCCGAGCTGGGTGGGAGTCCCGCGCGGCCGCTGTGGGCCCCGCCCCTTCCCGCCGCTATCCCAGTGGAGCGCGTGGCGACCGCGGCCTGTCCCTACCCGGCCCTAGTGGTGGACGACGTTGCCGCCCAGGCCTGGACCCCGATTGCCGCCCCCGTGCGAAGCGTCCTGGTGGCGGGAGGGTCCGGGAGCGGCAAGTCGATCGCGTGCGCGCAGCTCGCCGCGAGCGCTTGGGCGGCAGGCGGGCGGGTGTGCGTGCTGGCGCACCCGGGCAATCCGGCGTGGGAGCCGTGGTGGGATTTGCCTGGTTTCGCGGCCGTGGATGGTCGCGACTCCCGACACATCGAACGGCTGCTGGCGTGGTGGGGGTCCCTGGCTCCCGGCGCGTTGGAGGGCGCCGTTTTGGTGATCGACGACGCCGATCAGCTGGACGCCCCGGGCTCGAGCGTGGTCGATTCGCTGGTGCGTAGCTTCCACTCGCTGGGCGGCGCGTGCATCCTGGCCTGCTCGCAAACTCGGGGCCTGGCCCGCCTGGCCCCTGGGCGGCTCCTGCTGGCCGGGGCTCCCGCAGAGCTCATGCCCCGGGCCGCCCAGGGCGGCCCGGGGCCCGCCACCCCCGGTGCTGCGCCTCCGCCGGCTCCGAGTGCCCCGGGGCGGGGCTTGTGGCTGGCGGAGGCGTGGGTGGCTTGCCAGGTCACGCTGCCCTCTGGGGCTGCCGCCGGTATCGCGCGTGGCCAGGCAGCCGAGAGGGAGGCCGCGCGCGAGCGGATAGCGCAGCCGGTTCGTCCGGGGGTGCCTAGCGCGGCAGCGGCGGCGGTCCAGCGCGATCAGGTGGCGATGTCGGTCGATCTGGGGGCGCCGGGTGTACTCCATCAACGGGCTGCGGCATGGACGGCCCAAAACCCCGCGCTGCCGGGCCCCTGCAGGCTGGCGCAGCTCCCACCGCCCGCGCCACCTGCGCCGCCCGTGGGGGCCGCGCCGGGCGCGGCACGTGCCCTGCCCGGCGTGGCCGGTGCTCCCGCACCAACCACCCTCCCGGCGCCCGCCGACCAGGGCGGCTGGCGTGGTCCGGGCAGCACGGGCGGACCGAGTGGGACGGGCGGGCCGCGAGGGCGTGGCGGACCGGGCGGTCAACTGGACTGGCTGGGGGTGGGCATGAGCCCGGCCGGGCCCGTCTGGGTGCCCAGCAACGTGGCGGTGATCGGTGCTCCCGGCGCGCTGCGGGATCAGGTGGAGGCCGGGCTGCGCATGCAGCTGCGGCCCGCCACGAGTCCGGCAGCCGGCGAGCCGGCGGGTGGGGAGGCGGACTGCCCGGTGGTGGCGGCTTCCCCGGAGGAGGCGCTGGGGGCGCTGCGTGGCCCGCTGGCTGAGGCAAAGGCGCGCGGTGCACTGGTGTTCGTGGGCCGGCTCAGCCGCGCGGCGCGGGCGCTGGCACCGGTGGATTTGGGGCAGTCCTCGCTCCACCCGGACGGGGCGATCGTCGTCTACCGCTCCGTGCAGGAGGTGCGGCTATGCCAGGAACTCAGCGGTGTCGGGGTGGAGCATCGACCCCAGCACGCCCAGGGCTAGCGCACTGAGCGCGATCGTCAGCGCGCTGAGCGGGTATGAGGACATGAGGGTGATCGGGATGACCAGGCTGGAGACGATCAGCAACGGGCGGGCGTGACTGGCCTGCTTGGGCAAGCCAGTCACGCCGAAGGCGATCCCCACCGCCAGGAGCAGCCAGAGCGCCGCTGCCAGCATCCCGTCCGTCTGTCCACTCAGCAGCAAGATCACCGCCAGGCCCGTGACCCAAAAGACCTCTGTGCAGGCCAGGGACCAGCCGGTGAGGGTAGCGCGCGGCATCGCCGCCAACCGGCCACGAAAGGAGGTGGGGTTTTCAGTCACAAGGAGCAATCCTATGGGCCACGCCGGCCTTGTGACCATCACCACCGCTAGTTGTGTTGTGAAGTAGTCGGTCAACTCTTGTCCCTCTCCTAGCAACATGTGAAGCTATGGGACGTTGATTTCTGGGGGAAGTTACAAGCCCTGGATTTAGTTAAAGGAGCCGCAATGGACTGGCGTAGTAGCGCCGCCTGCCTAGATCTGGACCCCGAGCTGTTCTTCCCGGTGGGGAATACCGGTTCGGCGATCGCCCAGATCGAGGCTGCGAAGTCCGTGTGCGCCCAGTGCAAGGTGCAGAGCACCTGCCTCGACTGGGCACTGAGCAACGGCCAGGACTTCGGTGTCTGGGGCGGCAAGAGTGAGGACGAGCGTCGCTCTATCAAGCGACGCGCAGCGCGAGCCCGCAGGGCCAGCTGACCCGTCTGCAACACAAGGGGGTGGGGTGCGCTTTTGCGCACCCCGCCCCCTTTGCGTGCTCCCTGCCGCTAGCCCCGCCCCAAGACCCCGGTCACCTGCACCATCATCCGCCCGCGCTCGGGGCTAATGCGCTCGGCC encodes the following:
- a CDS encoding FtsX-like permease family protein, producing the protein MGPSPLRRQLSSLWGAALAVALATTFLSTLLLGMGQVGRSLNNVMTAGLGEAAVVVEPAHPIPDLSVITTQPGVSAAHRVHTIWCALSKPGEQPPAQVRQDELVETLASVELQANAPVPELETVAIQHGHSPLPGEIGLTAVTAAELDLELGEPVSLHLQDLSGQTRYLNLTYRTTLAPPSSFATNQIPALVNPQDFAHIEQFTSEDVSISQWATILVAVSGSHPENVAQGLRERLGADTVVYTAQSWAENRLLAYTGTDRFTDALTLSFAALGVAVAGLVVATTFHVLITRRTWELAIQRCMGATRRQLRNQVLRQALLLGGTASAIGVTAGHLIGQLAAMVAQGHERIRLSAPGLLVTPTSVLVPLLAGIAITVGAALPAARRASRTSPLAAMRTQSQETSSSKTLLFGGALVAAGVSMLLIVAQAANSYLNLGSEGFVTLSLMGIGGAVPLMAGLIIASHPALVWAIRAAKPLLEHAGGSRLRASTRIALLSITRSSARAGTTIGAVVVGVSLAVSVATGARTAHSSLTYLFTASNPFDIEAYHVDAVDDADLAAIANLPGVEAVAATHEAPIALRLTHGEQVGYGTLSVGRSEQIAQVSSDAYLALPLPGELLLSVDHAETLGLSDGEAIMVAPLAAPPGEPKIVDGVLVSPADLYFPVSGPSFYLTALEYVADQLGPGDGGHAGAGQSDGDQYGGGQYGAGQSDATAPLLEESVLEAGAEAGLEVGVEAGTEAGLEVLAAEAAASEAQLASLNREIAAMLQATRAHILSLDWGRAPTLVVRTVYYTPVINVDVDSLHTQERFSLDAAPVPATLGAGESTSLPTLTNQRTPLQNSRILVQVDQDRAQDLLPQVGPKIAERTNGQMPQIEGPVAKMQAYHILIDRVLTLLVGLLSIAVVIAFVGVTNALMLSVVERRDELATLRALGMSRRQVRLMLAIEGLVLAGVGVSVGVLGGIPLGLLGSYTVLSRTRVFVPDVPWDMVGITMAAALAAGVCAAVLAASLPFGKQARQSS
- a CDS encoding FtsK/SpoIIIE domain-containing protein; the protein is MWAIDVIEGADLGARFLLPTGTSRLGRGPDSLSDPRVSRFHLEVRAGRGGVTWRYAPGVRPAATGVAGRTGRAGWRHWRPGEVVRLGQTALALRPLTVGSTVPDAAGGHGGAEGGTSDKTGQIGQPGGHDGPSLSGLTASPLSAPLPAVGAGSRAGTSVPGAADTVGAAGWSLDDEREHALGGSGGQDSGLSGYGRYAGGGARGKAGLGTWVARLAMPVVFMLAWPLLRTGGWRRAALVIGAAVVAWALLRWVGAPLWRRLSARVREYRTRRLVRSDPARLLYSVLPRLAAQFPAPAAGSARTAPGVARQLSLSLDATGFAAGGAGSVGRIARPAGARPGGVRSGGARVGRAWARVGEGTVIGTVGEDGFALALWLSVQALCLGWRVEWVSARHSPAAGGSTAVTETQAGTFPAPGTVPAPGTFPAPGVGGPAGDSSRPARLYLAWAPTEAQLPHCRLLAPAGPLPGANWRSSAQRFWAARVLLPWPGRAESGWASTQRALTGRDRAQPGPARPGRGELVPPAGTHPQRLPAWGTAPDPFSLCPLGRAELTFARSHPSLRAPIGVGQGGPVYLDLERDGPHALVAGRTGSGKSELLTFFLTGLALRNSPADLNLLLFDYKGGATFNPLRVLPHTVAVLTDLDGAAGERALQALQVELARRERLLTEFGRREVGQLPPGQRPAALVVAVDEFRVLRDSHPHLLATLLRLAAQGRSLGMHLVLATQRPAGAISPEIAANTSVRICLRVSTEVDSRDVLGHAGACLLPSPGGALVQTDAEVEIRTPALGTGRQSWREQSARACAELGGSPARPLWAPPLPAAIPVERVATAACPYPALVVDDVAAQAWTPIAAPVRSVLVAGGSGSGKSIACAQLAASAWAAGGRVCVLAHPGNPAWEPWWDLPGFAAVDGRDSRHIERLLAWWGSLAPGALEGAVLVIDDADQLDAPGSSVVDSLVRSFHSLGGACILACSQTRGLARLAPGRLLLAGAPAELMPRAAQGGPGPATPGAAPPPAPSAPGRGLWLAEAWVACQVTLPSGAAAGIARGQAAEREAARERIAQPVRPGVPSAAAAAVQRDQVAMSVDLGAPGVLHQRAAAWTAQNPALPGPCRLAQLPPPAPPAPPVGAAPGAARALPGVAGAPAPTTLPAPADQGGWRGPGSTGGPSGTGGPRGRGGPGGQLDWLGVGMSPAGPVWVPSNVAVIGAPGALRDQVEAGLRMQLRPATSPAAGEPAGGEADCPVVAASPEEALGALRGPLAEAKARGALVFVGRLSRAARALAPVDLGQSSLHPDGAIVVYRSVQEVRLCQELSGVGVEHRPQHAQG
- a CDS encoding WhiB family transcriptional regulator, with product MDWRSSAACLDLDPELFFPVGNTGSAIAQIEAAKSVCAQCKVQSTCLDWALSNGQDFGVWGGKSEDERRSIKRRAARARRAS